The genome window GGGTCGCGCTTGCTTCTTGCGAATGCCCGCCTCGACCACAGTGCGCAACGCGTGGATGTGGTCGGGCGACGTACCGCAGCAGCCGCCAACAATGGCCGCACCCTCTTCGACTAACCGGGCACACGCCTTTCCGAAGTACTCGGGGCTGGTGTCGTACACCACGGTCCCCTTCACCAATTGGGGGAGCCCGGGGGTCGGGAAGGCCATCACCGGCAAGTCCGTCGCCTCGGAGAGTTGACGCACGATATCCACCATGCGTTGGGGTCCCACAACACAGTTCGCACCGAGGGCATCCACGCCCATCTGTGCGATCCTGGCGGCACAGATCCCCGGCAGTCCCTCGCTCAAGGCTTCACCATCTTCGATGAACGCCTTGCTCACGATCACCGGGAGCGGACATGCGTCCCGGACCGCGCGGACGGCAGTGGCGATCTCGTCGAGGTCAATGTAGGTCTCCAGCAAGATCGCGTCGGCACCACCTTCGGCCAGCGCCTGGGCTTGTTCGAACACCGATTCGTACACTTGTTCGTGGGTGAGCGTTCCGATGGGAGCGAGCGCCTTTCCTGCAGGCCCAATGGCTCCGACCACGAGCTTGTCCGGACCTGCCGCCTCGCGCGCGATTTCGGCGGCGCGGCGGTTCAGCTCGCGTACGTCCCAGTTCGTGTGCTCCAAACGGATGCGGCTTGCAGCAAAAGTATTGGTCTCGACGAAGTCACTTCCCGCCGCGAAATACTCCTGGTGGACCCGGAGCACGAGATCGGGATCGAGCAGACACGCCAGGTCGTAGGGGGTCTTGTCGAACCCCAGCATTTGCAGTCGGGTTCCGGTGGCGCCGTCGCCAACAAGCACTCCGCGGGCAAGTGCGTCCATAAATCGTGAAGTCATCGGTTGGGCCATCATCGCGGGGGAGGCCCTATTGTACTGGACTCAGCAATCCGCGCTCACGACAGGCCGCCTTCATCTGCTCGACGGGCCCATTCTCGGGGTCGATCCGTACCGCGTCCCAACCCACCTCCCGAGCCCCGGCGACGTTCGGGGCGAGGTCGTCGAAGAAGAGAATCTCGTCGGCTTCGACCCCGGCGAGAGCCTCGTAGGCGCGATAGATTTGTAGGCTCGGCTTTTCTAGGCGCATCACGTGCGAGAGCCCGGGGACTTGCAGCATGGCGATCGCCGGGAAGTTGGCGGAATCGGACATCACGTCCCAATGAGCAGCGTTCGTATTGCTAAGGCAACCAGTGCGGATGCCCGCTGCGTGGAGTTGACGGACGAAGTCGAGCGACCCGAGGGTCGGTCGCAGCAGAATCCCATCGTGGGCGAGCAGCGCCTGCAGCTCGGACTCCAAACCGAGGTATCCGCGGAGACTCTCTAGGTAGGCACTCTGGCCCACTGCGCCCGCCTGGTAATCGACAAACTGAGGACAGTGATCGAGGGGGACATCGAGGTTTTGGAGCGTCTGGGTCGGCAATGCGGCCCTCTCGACGGCTTGACGCCATCGTTGCGCCACGTGCACTAGGACCCCGCCAAGATCGAAGACGACCATCTCGAGACTCTACCCACTGGCAACAATCTGCAGAAGCATGCTAAGGTAGGAACTGGAGCGTTGGTATGAAATACATGCCACGCCATATTTTCTGCGGTGGGTATGTGCATGAAAGATCTTGGTGAATGCTTTTACGGATCCGTAACCGTCGGTGAGCGCGGACAGATCGTCATCCCCGCCGAGGCACGGGCAGACCTGGACATCAAGCCAGGCGAGAAATTGCTAATCCTGCGGCATCCGGTACACAACGGGCTGATGGTCGCCAAGCTGGAAGAGACAATGGGGTTCTTTGAAGAAATGAACGCACGATTGCAGAACCTGAAATCGAAAACCGCCGACGAGGATAACCCATGAATTTGCTTATCTATGCAGTGCTAGCCACGGTGCTCGGACCCGAACCCGGCGCAGTTTTGACGCTGGACGTTGCCATCCAGACCGCACTCAGCAACTCGCCGGCCATCAAGATCGCGCAGTCCAATGTCCGCAAGAGCGAGGCGCAAGTTGACCAGGCAAAAGCTGGTACCTTGCCGCAGGGCGGGCTTCAAGGAACGTACACTCGCTACGACTCCAAACAGCCCTTCAGCGGGCGCAACGACAGCAAGACCGTCGGCGCACAACTCACGTGGAACTTGGACCTTTCGGGTTCGATCAGCACCGCGGTGCGCGCGGCGTCATTCGCCGTTCGTGCGCAGCAGGCCGGTGTGGATTCCGCCGCCAACACCTTGCGAGCTGACGTCCGGACCGCGTACTACTCCGTGCTTCGCGCGCAGTGGGTGGTGAAGACGAACTCGGAAGCGGTCGAGAACTCGCAGCGTCGACTGGACA of Chthonomonas sp. contains these proteins:
- a CDS encoding HAD-IA family hydrolase → MVVFDLGGVLVHVAQRWRQAVERAALPTQTLQNLDVPLDHCPQFVDYQAGAVGQSAYLESLRGYLGLESELQALLAHDGILLRPTLGSLDFVRQLHAAGIRTGCLSNTNAAHWDVMSDSANFPAIAMLQVPGLSHVMRLEKPSLQIYRAYEALAGVEADEILFFDDLAPNVAGAREVGWDAVRIDPENGPVEQMKAACRERGLLSPVQ
- a CDS encoding AbrB/MazE/SpoVT family DNA-binding domain-containing protein, producing the protein MKDLGECFYGSVTVGERGQIVIPAEARADLDIKPGEKLLILRHPVHNGLMVAKLEETMGFFEEMNARLQNLKSKTADEDNP